One Labrus mixtus chromosome 12, fLabMix1.1, whole genome shotgun sequence DNA segment encodes these proteins:
- the ints9 gene encoding integrator complex subunit 9 — MKLYCLSGHPTLPCNVLKFKSTTIMLDCGLDTTSVLNFLPLPLVHSPRLSKLPGWVSKDGTVNLEKELKECAGRVFVDSQPEFCLPERELLDLSTVDVILISNYHCMMALPYITERTGFTGTVYATEPTLQIGRLLMEELVNFMERVPKAQSATCWKNKEIQRMLPGPLKDAVEVWTWKRSYSMQEVNSALSKVQLVGYSQKVELFGAVQVSPLSSGYSLGSSNWIIQSHHEKVSYVSGSSLLTTHPQPMDQSSLKNSDVLILTGLTQMPTANPDGMLGEFCSNLAMTIRAGGNVLVPCYSSGVIYDLLECLYQFIDSANLGTTPFYFISPVANSSLEFSQIFAEWLCHNKQSKVYLPEPPFPHAELIQTNKLKHYPSIHGDFSTDFRQPCVVFTGHPSLRFGDVVHFMELWGKSGLNTIIFTEPDFSYLDALAPYQPLAMKCVYCPIDTRLNFHQVSKLLKEVQPLHVVCPEQYTQPPLTQSHRSDLMLELQPPPMPYRRCSVLNLPFRRRYERVYILPELANSLVPSEIKPGISLATVSAVLHSKDNKHTLQSVPKPPPVAPSKKRKRVIEEPPVVLAPKPLLSGAVPLDAFLSTLQKHGITEVKVEETADGHILHLQAEDTLIQLEEDGTHIVCDNNEPLRTTLRDLVLRFLQKL, encoded by the exons ATGAAATTG TATTGTCTATCTGGTCATCCTACATTGCCTTGCAATGTTCTCAAATTCAAATCCACCACGATCATGCTGGACTGTGGGCTGGACACCACATCTGTCCTGAACTTCCTGCCTCTTCCTCTCGTTCACAG ccCCAGACTCTCCAAGCTGCCTGGTTGGGTCTCTAAGGATGGGACGGTAAACTTAGAAAAG GAGCTGAAAGAGTGTGCAGGAAGAGTGTTTGTGGACTCACAGCCGGAGTTCTGTCTCCCTGAG AGAGAACTGCTGGATCTATCTACTGTTGATGTCATCCTGATCTCCAACTATCACTGCATGATGGCCTTACCGTACATTACTGAACGCACCGGCTTCACAGGGACAGTGTACGCCACAGAACCCACCCTGCAGATCGGCAG actgTTGATGGAGGAGTTGGTGAACTTCATGGAAAGAGTTCCCAAGGCCCAGTCTGCCACCTGCTGGAAAAATAAGGAAATACAAAG GATGCTGCCTGGTCCACTAAAGGATGCAGTAGAAGTGTGGACATGGAAGCGAAGCTACAGCATGCAGGAAGTCAACTCTGCACTGAGCAAAGTGCAGCTTGTGGGTTATTCACAGAAAGTG GAGTTGTTTGGAGCTGTACAGGTCTCCCCCTTAAGCTCTGGTTACTCACTGGGCAGCTCCAACTGGATCATCCAGTCTCATCATGAGAAAGTGTCTTACGTGTCGGGTTCATCCCTCCTCACCACACATCCACAA CCAATGGACCAAAGCTCCCTGAAGAACAGCGATGTTTTGATTCTGACAGGCCTCACACAGATGCCCACAGCCAACCCAGACGGCATGCTGGGAGAATTCTGCAGCAACCTAG CCATGACAATTCGAGCAGGAGGCAACGTGCTCGTGCCATGCTACTCCTCAGGGGTGATATATGACCTGCTGGAGTGTCTGTACCAGTTCATCGATAGCGCCAACCTGGGCACCACACCGTTCTACTTCATCTCACCTGTCGCAAACAGCTCGCTGGAGTTCTCTCAGATCTTTGCTGAGTG gctTTGCCACAACAAGCAATCCAAGGTTTATCTTCCAGAGCCTCCGTTCCCTCATGCAGAG TTGATCCAAACCAACAAGCTGAAGCACTACCCCAGCATTCACGGAGACTTCAGCACTGACTTCAGACAGCCGTGTGTGGTTTTCACTGGGCACCCGTCTCTTCGCTTCGGGGACGTGGTTCACTTCATGGAGCTGTGGGGAAAATCCGGCCTCAACACCATCATCTTCACTG AGCCAGACTTTTCCTACCTGGATGCCTTGGCTCCGTATCAGCCGCTGGCTATGAAGTGTGTCTACTGTCCCATTGACACGCGGCTCAACTTCCACCAAGTCTCAAAGCTGCTCAAAGAAGTCCAG CCCCTCCATGTGGTGTGTCCAGAGCAGTACACTCAGCCCCCACTGACCCAGTCCCACCGCTCAGATCTGATGCTGGAGCTGCAGCCTCCTCCTATGCCCTACAGACGCTGCTCTGTGCTCAACCTGCCTTTCAGACGCCGCTATGAACGTGTCTACATACTGCCTGAG CTGGCCAACTCCCTGGTGCCATCAGAGATCAAACCTGGCATCTCCCTGGCAACTGTGTCTGCCGTGTTGCActccaaagacaacaaacacacactgcag TCGGTGCCCAAACCCCCTCCAGTGGCCCCGAGCAAGAAGAGGAAGCGGGTCATCGAAGAGCCTCCCGTTGTTCTGGCCCCGAAACCTCTGCTGAGTGGAGCTGTGCCGCTGGACGCTTTCCTCTCCACGTTGCAGAAG CATGGTATTACAGAGGTTAAGGTGGAGGAGACAGCAGACGGACACATTCTCCACCTTCAGGCGGAGGACACGCTGATTCAGCTTGAGGAGGACGGGACACACATCGTCTGTGACAACAACGAGCCGCTGCGCACAACACTGCGAGACTTGGTGCTCCGCTTCCTGCAGAAACTCTGA
- the glrx5 gene encoding glutaredoxin-related protein 5, mitochondrial, which translates to MNSLIKITARCLRSGAQAYLPRPADGRTWSAPARFLCADVKKDLGEIVKKDKVVVFMKGTPAQPMCGFSNAVVQILRMHGVDEYAAYNVLEDQDLRQGVKDFSNWPTIPQVYFNGEFVGGCDILLQMHQNGDLVDELQKLGISSALLNAEKESK; encoded by the exons ATGAATAGTTTAATTAAAATCACTGCGAGGTGTCTGCGGTCAGGGGCTCAAGCCTATCTGCCAAGACCAGCCGACGGACGCACTTGGTCGGCCCCGGCCCGGTTCCTGTGCGCGGACGTGAAGAAAGACCTTGGTGAGATTGTGAAGAAGGACAAAGTGGTCGTGTTTATGAAGGGGACACCGGCTCAACCCATGTGTGGCTTCAGTAATGCAGTTGTTCAGATCCTGAGGATGCATGGGGTAGACGAGTATGCTGCGTACAACGTGCTGGAGGACCAGGACCTCAGACAAG GAGTCAAGGACTTCTCAAACTGGCCCACGATCCCTCAGGTTTACTTCAACGGAGAGTTTGTGGGAGGCTGTGACATCCTGCTCCAGATGCACCAGAATGGAGACCTGGTGGACGAGTTACAGAAGCTGGGCATCAGCTCTGCCCTGCTTAACGCTGAGAAAGAATCTAAGTAG
- the pla2g7 gene encoding platelet-activating factor acetylhydrolase has product MFSHGGFVQFLVKRICEWARTDQKRYTLSFFTMGNACSNHLGIPPAKGPHAVGCTDFMMDHTEKGSFFRLYYPCQETEKAEKPDWVPCREYFNGLADFMKINRSLSEKIFNYLFGSFKIPAYLDAPFKSKEKCPVVVFSHGLGAFRTLYSAICAELASQGFIVASVEHRDQSASATYYYREKTETEKASENVPNTSASAQDNLVIEWMYYRSLRHGESEFPLRNRQVKQRGDECILALDKLSEINSGIAVQNVLQTEFDWTTLENSMDMCRIAVMGHSFGGATVIEALCKEVKFKCGIALDSWMFPLDDEIFARVKQPIFFINSEKFQWAGNISRMKKLDSAVIQRKMITISGTVHQSFPDFTFLTGNWIGKLMKLKGEIDPEIALDLSNRATLAFLQRHLGLDKNFNQWDPLIDGQDENLIQGTNVTVLQSAI; this is encoded by the exons ATGTTTTCTCATGGGGGATTTGTACAGTTTTTAGTCAAGCGGATTTGCGAGTGGGCAAGAacag ACCAGAAGAGATACACGCTCAGTTTCTTCACCATGGGCAATGCCTGCAGTAATCATCTCGGGATCCCTCCTGCCAAGGGCCCCCATGCTGTGGGATGTACTGACTTCATGATGGACCACACTGAAAAG GGCAGCTTCTTCCGGCTCTACTATCCTTGTCAGGAGACGGAAAAAGCAGAGAAACCAGACTGGGTGCCATGTAGGGAATATTTTAACGGTCTCgcagacttcatgaaaatcaaCAGGTCTCTCAGTGAAAAGATTTTCAACTACCTCTTTG GGTCCTTTAAGATCCCAGCCTACTTGGATGCTCCattcaaatcaaaagagaaatgtCCCGTGGTTGTCTTCTCTCACGGCCTCGGAGCCTTTAG GACTTTGTATTCAGCTATATGTGCAGAACTTGCCTCTCAGGGCTTCATTGTGGCATCCGTGGAACACAG AGACCAGTCAGCGTCAGCTACGTATTATTACCGTGAGAAAACAGAGACTGAAAAGGCCAGTGAGAACGTGCCGAACACATCCGCCTCAGCTCAAGACAACCTGGTTATAGAGTGGATGTACTACAGAAGTCTGAGGCACGGGGAGAGCGAATTCCCGCTTCGGAATAGACAG GtgaaacagagaggagatgaaTGCATTCTTGCTCTGGACAAACTCTCTGAAATCAACTCAGGAATAGCAGTGCAGAATGTGTTGCAAACAGAGTTTGACTGGACAACTTTGGAG AACTCCATGGATATGTGTAGGATAGCTGTGATGGGACATTCATTTGGTGGAGCAACAGTGATTGAAGCTCTGTGCAAAGAGGTTAAATTCAA GTGTGGCATTGCACTGGACTCCTGGATGTTCCCTTTAGACGATGAGATATTTGCACGGGTGAAGCAGCCGATCTTCTTCATCAACTCAGAGAAGTTTCAGTGGGCGGGGAACATCAGCCGCATGAAGAAGCTGGACTCGGCCGTCATTCAGAGAAAAATGATCACAATCAG TGGAACAGTCCACCAGAGTTTCCCAGACTTCACCTTCCTGACGGGCAACTGGATCGGGAAGCTGATGAAGCTGAAGGGAGAGATCGACCCAGAGATCGCATTAGACCTCAGCAACAGAGCAACCCTCGCCTTTCTGCAACGCCATCTGG GCCTTGATAAAAACTTTAACCAGTGGGATCCTCTGATTGATGGGCAAGATGAAAACCTAATTCAAGGAACGAACGTTACCGTGCTTCAGTCTGCCATTTAA
- the prkrip1 gene encoding PRKR-interacting protein 1 homolog — MAAHEQKNNKPKKSGGKEAQPLIIAKTPAEEQRLRLERLMRNPDKLAPIPDRPKEWNPRAPPEFVRDVMGSSAGAGSGEFHVYRHLRRREYQRQDFLDKMSEKVNEDVDYLDKVELNKQAAEERTAKRRKKRDKLKQKKLMAKKAKLEAKNKKDDDGNKSSESSEEEEDDDDEEKEAEDDAEAPSFIMGRK; from the coding sequence ATGGCGGCGCACGAACAGAAGAACAACAAGCCGAAGAAAAGCGGGGGTAAAGAGGCTCAGCCTCTGATAATCGCCAAAACTCCGGCGGAGGAGCAGCGTCTGAGGCTGGAGAGGTTGATGCGGAACCCGGACAAGCTGGCTCCCATCCCGGACCGGCCTAAAGAGTGGAACCCGCGGGCCCCGCCGGAGTTCGTCCGGGACGTGATGGGCTCCAGCGCCGGGGCGGGCAGCGGAGAGTTTCACGTTTATCGACACCTCCGCCGCAGAGAATACCAGAGGCAGGACTTCCTAGACAAGATGTCAGAGAAGGTGAACGAGGACGTGGACTACCTGGATAAGGTGGAGCTGAACAAACAGGCAGCCGAGGAGAGGACAGCAAAgcgcaggaagaagagggacaaGCTGAAGCAGAAGAAGTTGATGGCAAAGAAAGCCAAGCTGGAGGCCAAAAACAAGAAAGATGACGACGGCAACAAAAGCTCGGAGAGCAgcgaagaagaggaagatgatgacGATGAGGAGAAAGAGGCTGAAGATGATGCCGAGGCTCCTAGCTTCATCATGGGGAGGAAATGA
- the clmnb gene encoding F-actin-monooxygenase MICAL3 has translation MRMQDNADGDPHEKSMGEFSDEHVQQPQDDRKAVQRRTFTRWMNALLQRCDPPVEVHNLFTDIQDGRILMALLEELSECKLLYRYRSSSHRIFRLNNISKALAFLDDRHVKLLGIDASGIADGIPAVVLNLVWNIILHFQVKEVTGGLQRRLSSSLSSLSMSSHPSSSDLSPEPRDFSSHSCSPTPSKGRRATRKPKYHGKALKTLLQWVQGCTLNFGVEVLDFGKSWRSGLAFLAMIKSINPSLVDLRESLTREPRENIQLAFNTAHCSLNIPPLLELEDVLCSSPDEKSIITYVSMFLVHCLDIEENNASDVEVPAIPDFGSLESVTFGEINADEPEAKALLIGFEKSTEQQLWKRWARRHSGSTRSTLRHTNGAVTSDLSSSCGDIFSTCHSQSTTEQPAGSPETSAFTKKRSQYRSVFKPPSPLDAGVVSLEIRSWMDEASGGQGYSKQKAGESRFSLSSEEGVYNLSALDSDEEEAYSYILELNEEDFQPNNQLTRKVPRVEEETAEEMFLNGQLSEESKPLEVHENPKANGYKDQEVLLKQNVELDKSEAQRECDWDKNDRRSKEIANNGSVLAMQSEKDRKCREGKKEDRDVEGQSDGRGEYCGEDRRKEKSDSAHLMTHGCNKTEVLNDEIKETILSEVEKATERGLYERCGQVGEKRFEKEEKDKEKYTIFEEGKYRKERREKEEVNNVKDQEKGNQPTVFKVNEKILVDQPEVKGAAATRINTKEDNGSKETPTVEDLTSQDEDKKEYRDKVKHLMDAEEVLTKEEKDMELQFKRRTLSVKKATIMDHSGKTPPQNGTNGGVTVHNDDKGWTPADSATSQSFRGAGSTLRSLAASCGTTPLELEMLLVLWILLYCCFILPQINL, from the exons ATGAGAATGCAGGACAACGCGGATGGGGATCCACATGAGAAATCAATGGGAGAGTTCAGCGATGAACATGTTCAGCAGCCTCAAG aTGACAGGAAagcagtgcagaggagaacctTCACCAGGTGGATGAATGCTTTGCTGCAGAGA tgTGATCCTCCAGTTGAAGTGCACAACCTGTTCACAGACATTCAGGATGGCAGGATACTGATGGCTCTGCTGGAGGAGCTGTCTGAATGCAAACTA CTCTACAGGTATAGGTCATCCTCTCACCGCATTTTCAGACTGAATAACATTTCCAAGGCCTTGGCTTTCCTGGATGATAGACAT GTGAAGCTGCTTGGCATAGATGCCTCTGGGATTGCTGATGGCATCCCTGCTGTTGTTCTTAACCTCGTCTGGAACATCATCCTGCATTTCCAg GTAAAGGAGGTTACAGGAGGCCTCCAGAGGCGTTTGTCTTCAAGCCTCTCTTCCTTATCGATGAGCAGTCATCCTTCCTCCAGTGACCTCTCACCTGAGCCGAGGGACTTTAGCAGCCATTCCTGCAGTCCAACGCCAAGCAAAGGCAGAAGAGCCACAAGAAAGCCAAAGTATCATGGGAAAGCATTAAAGACTCTCCTGCAGTGGGTCCAAGGATGCACATTGAA TTTTGGGGTGGAGGTGCTTGATTTTGGGAAGAGTTGGAGGAGTGGGCTGGCGTTCCTCGCTATGATTAAGTCAATAAACCCATCCTTGGTTGACCTGAGGGAGAGTCTGACTAGAGAGCCAAGAGAAAACATTCAATTGGCTTTCAATACAGCCCATTGCAGTCTGAATATACCACCTCTGCTGGAGCTTGAAG ATGTGTTGTGCTCTTCACCTGATGAGAAGTCCATCATCACCTATGTGTCCATGTTTCTGGTGCATTGTTTGGACATAGAGGAG AACAATGCCTCAGATGTTGAAGTTCCTGCGATTCCAGATTTTGGATCACTTGAGTCTGTCACTTTTGGAGAGATCAATGCCGATGAGCCAGAAGCCAAAGCTCTGCTCATAGGCTTTGAGAAGAGCACCGAGCAGCAGCTATGGAAACGATGGGCCAGAAGACACTCAGGGAGCACCCGCTCCACCTTACGTCACACAAATGGCGCAGTGACTTCTGACCTCTCCTCCAGTTGTGGTGACATCTTTTCAACCTGTCACAGCCAAAGCACCACTGAACAACCAGCAGGCAGCCCTGAAACCTCAGCATTCACCAAAAAGAGAAGCCAATATCGAAGTGTTTTCAAGCCACCCAGTCCACTGGATGCAGGCGTCGTCAGCCTGGAGATCCGATCATGGATGGACGAAGCATCTGGAGGTCAAGGCTACAGCAAGCAAAAGGCAGGTGAAAGTCGCTTTTCTCTGAGCTCTGAGGAAGGAGTCTACAACTTGTCAGCACTGGACTCAGATGAGGAGGAAGCCTACAGCTACATCCTGGAGCTGAATGAAGAGGATTTCCAACCAAATAATCAGCTAACAAGGAAAGTACCAAGGGTTGAAGAGGAAACTGCAGAAGAAATGTTCCTGAACGGAcagctgagtgaagagtccaaaCCTCTGGAAGTACATGAGAATCCAAAAGCCAATGGATATAAAGACCAAGAAGTCCTTCTCAAACAAAACGTTGAATTGGATAAGTCAGAGGCTCAAAGGGAGTGTGATTGGGACAAAAATGACAGACGTTCCAAAGAGATTGCAAACAATGGATCAGTGTTAGCCATGCAGTCAGAGAAAGATAGAAAatgcagagagggaaagaaagaggacagagaTGTTGAAGGACAAAGTGATGGACGTGGTGAATATTGTGGGGAAgacaggaggaaggagaagtCAGATAGTGCTCATTTGATGACACATGGATGTAATAAAACCGAGGTTCTGAATGATGAAATAAAGGAAACAATTCTTTCTGAGGTTGAGAAGGCAACTGAGAGAGGACTTTATGAAAGATGTGGACAAGTGGGTGAAAAGAGAtttgaaaaggaagaaaaagacaaggaaaaatatacaatatttgAAGAAGGGAAGTacagaaaggagaggagggaaaaggaggaAGTTAATAATGTGAAGGACCAAGAGAAGGGAAATCAACCAACTGTTTTCAAggtaaatgaaaaaatattagTTGACCAGCCTGAAGTCAAAGGAGCCGCTGCAACTAGAATTAACACAAAAGAAGACAATGGCAGCAAGGAGACCCCGACAGTGGAAGATTTGACTTCTCAAGATGAAGACAAGAAAGAGTACAGGgataaagtcaaacatttgatgGATGCTGAGGAAGTTTTaaccaaagaagaaaaggacATGGAACTTCAGTTCAAGAGACGAACACTGTCTGTTAAGAAGGCAACAATAATGGACCACAGTGGTAAAACTCCCCCCCAAAATGGCACAAATGGAGGGGTTACAGTCCATAATGATGACAAAGGTTGGACTCCCGCTGACAGTGCAACTTCTCAATCATTCAG